In Flavobacterium enshiense, the genomic stretch CTGGGTTCGAATCCCAGCCGGGTCACAAAAAGAAGTCGAACAGTAATGTTTGACTTTTTTTATTTACGGCCACGTGGAGAAATTGGTAGACTCGCCATCTTGAGGGGGTGGTGCTGCAAGGCGTATGGGTTCGAATCCCATCGTGGTCACGAATAAATACAAAATGGAATTCAAACGACAAATCTTGCTTTACGTGTTTGAATTCCATTTTGTATTTTCAAAGCGGAGCTTTGTTGGGAAGAACAAAGTCAATCCCATCGTGGTCACATTCAAAGAATCGCAATTCCTTTATAAATATAGGTTTGCGATTTTTTTATTTACTGATCTGTATGATTTATGCACGGTAAATACACGTCATACCTAAAAAGCAAATCTTTTGAAATTAAAAAAGTTCTATTTTTAAGCTTTTATTATTTGCTTTTAGAACAACCCACATTCCTCATCTCAAAAATTATTGTTTCGACAATTTAGCGATTGAAAAAAACTCATCTCCTTCAATAAAAGCACTCAGAATTATCAAACTCTCTCAAAGTTGTTTGAATCACTAGATTCGTAACTTATTAAGTTTAAAATCAATAATAATAAATTAATCAAAAGACATTTGATAAAACACAAATACCATAAAAGCGTACAAGAATTATTCAGTATATTTGAACAACTCTAACATGTTGATTGTTAACAAACTGCAATCGTTATTGGAATAAATCTCAAAAATATGGAAGAAAAAGGTGCCGATGGAAATAAACATAAATCACTTTACCATTTTCTGCTATCCTTTGCTGTAGCTTTAGGGTTAACACTGCTATTGAAAGAACCAAATTTTACCGACTCACAGGTATATGTAATATTCCTGTTGTTCTTTGCCATTGGCTTGTGGATTACCGAGGCCATACCCGCATTTGCGGTAAGTCTTTTAATAATTTCTTACCTGGTATTTGCTCTTGGCAATAAACATTTTAATTCAGCACCCGAAAATATTGAGCCTTATGTACAGACATTTTCCGACAGTATAATTTGGCTCTTACTTGGCGGTTTTTTTATTGCAAAAGCCATGGCCAAAACAAAATTAGATGAAGCGCTTTTCAGGTTCACACTTAAACTTGCGGGAACAAATCCTCGGAATTTATTGATTGGGATAATGACCACAACAATGTTAGCTTCTATGCTTTTGTCTAATACCGCTACTACCACAATGGTGTTAGCGGCAATAATGCCATTACTTAAAACGCTCGATAAAAATTCCGGAGTCGCCAAAGCATTGTTACTGGGTATACCAGTCGCTGCAACTACAGGGGGAATGGCAACCATTGTCGGTACGCCTGCAAATGCAATTGCTACTGGTGCATTGCACAATGCAGGAATTACTATAGAGTTCATTGATTGGATGATTTATGGGGTACCGCTCGCAATAGTTGTGAATGCAGTTTGTTGTTTCGCTTTGATTAAGGCTCATATAAAAGATTCTACTCCTATTTCCATCGCTTTTCTTGATAACACGACAACAGATAGTTCAAAGGAAGCAGTATTGCAGCGGAATATAGTTATCGGTGTAATATTCGTCACCATCAGCCTATGGGTTACCAGCTCTTTGCATGGAATAAAAGCATCATCGGTATGTGCAATCCCACTTGTAGTACTTACGTTAACCGGTGTGCTTAATGGAAAAGATGTTCAAAACTTAGGCTGGGATACACTCTTATTGGTTGCCGGAGGTTTGTCGTTAGGTCTTGCACTAGATCATACCGGTATATTAAAGCATTATGCTGAAATACTCATCACTTTGCAATTGGACAACATTTTGCTACTTTGCATCTTTGGGATTTTAGCCATGGTATTAGCAAATGTAATGACCAATTCAACAGCAACCACTTTAATGGTTCCAATCTGCATGGCCATACTTCCTGATCAAAAATTAGAAGTAGCTTTGATTATCGCTCTTTCATCATCTTCAGGTTTGCGATTGCTGGCATCAAGCCCTTCCAATGCAATCGTATTCAATACTGGTTATCTTGAACAAAAAGATTTCAGGTTAACCGGATTAATCTATGGATTACTCGGGCCATTACTTGCAATTTTGTGGGTGCTCCTAATGTCGTGAAATTAATAAAACTATACTTGACAACTATCACCAAACCCTATTTAAAAAATCAATAAAACGAATGTTATGGAAATACAATTTTAGACATTCATCATATCACAACTATTGCTGCTGATGCACAGCATAATTTCAATTTTCACTCTATAATTTAAGGATTTTAAGAATCGGCAGTAAAACACAATCTTCGCCCGGTGTTACCCTCCTATGCAGAGCAAAATTATTTCAACAAAAAAAATCTTTTTAAAATCTTCAAAAGAATCTATATCAGTTTGGTAATTCCAGCTTACAAATTCATCTATTTCAAAGTTGATGACTGCTTCATTCTTCAAAAATCAAACAATAAAAAAGCCCCAAGAAGTATTGGGACTTTGTTTTTTAAGGCTGTATCATCGCTTGCAAAGGCTTGAGCTGTTCCATATCTATATTGGCTTTCTGCATCAAACGCATAAGATTCAAAACATCTGTCGGATTCATATCATCACCTATAACCCGCACTACCGCAAAACCATTTTCTTTTTTGTTGGCATACAACACGAATTCATCAATGTGTTCGTCCTGGCCGACAAAATAAATAGCACCGCCTTCTTTTCCTGAACCTACCCTCATCAATTGCTGATAGCTTTTATCTTTCAGTATTGTATTTACCTTTTCACGCTCTTCATCAAACTTTTTCACGTTTACTGAATCGGATTTAAAAGCCAGGACATTAATCTTCTTAAATGACTCCAAAGCCTCTTTTTCTTCCGTTGAGAGCGATACTTTATCTACGTTGATGAAAGTCGGCGCCAAATCCAAAGAAATAAAATCTTTATTATCTGAATTGGCCACAAAATATTTCTGTAATGTAGGCTTTTGTTCACAGCCTGCAAAAAGCAATGAAATAAAAAGCCCGATGTATAAATACTGTTTCATACTATTATTTTTTTAAGCAATAAAAATCGCCATCCTTCGCTAATGGTTAAATGGCGATTTTACGAGTTATTATTTAGAAGCTTTTTTCAGCGAATCTCCGCCCGGTAATTTCATTTTTTCCGTTAACGATGAAATTTCGTCAAGATCAAAGTTCCCGGTTAAGGAAAGCAATACGGTTTCGTTTTTAGAACCCGAGCCTTCAACAAACATAAGAAGTTCTTTTACCTGATTACTGTTTGCGCCGGATTTCACATAAATCTTAACAGCTTTACCCCCGTCATTGATACGCATCAACTCATCCAAAGGATTCGATTTCAAATAACTGTTCATTGTCGCCTTCATTTCAGAAGCCGGTTTTGCACTTGTTGTAGTAAACACTCTCAGATTGTCTAATTTTTTAAGCAGACTCATATAAGTCTGAGCTTCTTTATCGGAAGCATCAACTTTTACTTTGCTCATTAATTCAAACATTTTCTTGTTTACGATTACTGATGTAACATTTTCCTGTCCGTCAAACTTATCAAAAGCAGTTTGAGCAAATATAGTTGTTGAAAACAGGGCTATTACTAAGGTTAAAAATAACTTGTTCATTTTTTGATTATTTAAAGATTGTTTTTGTTGTTTGATTGTACTCATTTACATAGTCGATACTTTTTACGCCTTCATTTACGTTTTCCGAAACCATTTGCAACGCTTTCTGAGTTTCTTGGAAAGCCAATTCCGGATCATCGAAAGTACCCAGATCTTTATTCGCAGGCTGTTCCAATTTTTGATTCAGATTCATAAAGTAAAGCGTACCGGACAAAACTGCAATACTGGCCGCCACGGAAATCCACGCTACATAATTTCGTTTTCTGGGTTGTAGTGGAACCGTTCTGGTAAATTGCTCTTGTTTTGCCTTACCAAAGTAACCAAAGATTGCCTTGTATTGTTCCAGATGGGGCGCCACATCTGAAGATAAAAAGTATTCTTTCAATGCCTTTTCTTCAGCAATACTGGTTTCTCCTGCAAAGTATTTATCAACTAATATTTCAATTTTATGCAATTCCATAATTATGTTTTTTAACCACTTGTTCTCTTATTTCTTTTCTCGCTCTTGAAAGGGCAACCCTTACGGCGGTTTCATTCATCTCCATTATTTTTGCTATCTCTGCAAATTCATATTCTTCAATATCCCGCATCTGAACAATCAGTCGTTGTTGTTCTGGTAAGCTTTCGATTATTTTCTCCACCAAACTCCAACTGTCTTTGTCCTCAACCTGCTTCTGAACGCTTGCTGCCCTATCGGAATAATTATTGTGGACAATCTGCAAATTGGATGCCCTTTTTGACTTCAGCTGATCGAGGCAGTAGTTTTTGGTCATCGTCATCGCGAAAGCTTCCACACTGGAATAATTCGAAAGAACATTGTTGTTTTTCCATAATTTCACCAAAACTTCCTGCGTTGCGTCTTCAGCTTCTTCGGTGCTCACAAGCAGCCGCTTCGCCATCCGAAACAACTTGTCCTTAAAAGGAGTAATCAAATTCACAAACTCCTGTTGATTCATAATTACTTTAGTTTGGTGTTGGTTTATAAAATCTAGACGAACTGCTCTTCAGTTTGTTACAAGGTACAATAAAAAAATACAATCTTTTTTAAAACAGAAAAATCCCGATGCTTTCACACCGGGATAAGAAGCCTACTCTTAAAGGATAATTACTACTAAATTTGTATGCTATATTTTTCTAGTTATTGAAATAAAAACCATTAGGAGAAGTCCCTACTGTATATTGATGCAAAACTGTCCCTGTCGCGGAATAAACATACACCTTTCCCGGATCTGCATAATTGCCAGCATCTGCCACATATACAGTATTGTTTTTTACTGCAAAACCATAAGCAGATGCAACTCCTTGAGCAGAAGTACTAAATGCTACATTAGTTGGCAGTGTCGTTGCATTTAATGTAGTAGTATACACTCCGGCACCTACGTTATAATAAATTTTATCATTATCAATATCCATATTCGAAGGATGCGTTAAACCGGGGAAATCAATTGAAGAGGCAATAGTGTTATTGCTCAAGTTCACTTTAACTAATTTTCCTGCTGTTTCAGGAGCTGCATAATCCGGTCTTCCATTACACAAAACATATAAGGTTCCATTGTGTTTCACTAAAGAAGACGGCACATCACCTACCTCAAAATTTGTTTCAACTGTATTGGTGTCAGAGTTAATCACTGATATCGAGTTGCCTTGTCCCCATCCGCCTTTGTGAGCTACATACACTTTCCCGTTATTTTCAATCATTTTTTCCGGTCCTTCTAGTACCTGAATAGAAGAAGTAACAGTATTCGTAGTAAGATTTACCACTGCCACATAATCATCCGTTGCACTAGAACCGTCTCCCCAGTTGGTTACATAAGCTTTTCCGTTTGCAAAAGCAATGTATCTTGGATTGCTAAGCCCGGAACTGATAGTTGCAATACTTTTAAAAGTGTATCGGTTTACAATTTCAATTTTGTTTGACGCATTCACAACAATGTAAGCCAAATCACCATTAAAATTAACACTTTGCGGAGTATCCCCTAATGTCATCCCAGGATTTACAAGAGAAAATACGTTATTCTCGATGGTGTTCTCATCAGACAAATAGGATACCATTCCGTTTGAGTTTCCAAAATTCCCTTCATTAACAACAAACAGTCCGCCTTGATAATCACCACGAGGTGCTTCATTCGCTGGGGCATCATCATTATTACATGATATAAGAAATATCGAACTCGATACAAGAGCAAAAAATAATTTAGTAAACTTTCTCATTTAATATTAAAAATTTAAGGTTAGATACGCGGTATAGTTTCTTCCGGGCATTGTCCTACCCGGCATGCTTTCATATTTTTCGCCCCAGACATTCAACACCTGAAAACCAAGCTTATATGTGTTTTTGTTTCCGAAATCATAATCAACACCAACATTCCCGACAGCATAATCTTTTACCACGAGCACAGGATTATTTAACGGCGTTGTAAAAACTTCCCCATTGTACAGGTACTGAAAATATGACGAAACTTTTTTCCAATTGTATGAGACCGAAGCTGTCATTTTATGAAAAGGAACAAAGATTAATTGCTTATAAACCAATTCTCCCTGTTCCGGTTGTTTACTTTCAGAAATTGTATAAGCGTATGTGCCGTTGATTGAAAAATGATGGTTCTGCACTTTTTTCTTCCATTCCAGAAGTACTTCAGCCCCGTAAGCCCTTACTTCTTTTGTATTTTCCGGTGACCAGCTGTCGCTTCCTGATGAAGAAGGCACCCAACGAAGCAGGTTTTTTATTGAATTATAATAAGTGGTCACTGATAACAAAGAGTTATTGGCAAAAAACTCATTTCCTACTTCAATCTGGTACGACGTTTCCGGTTTTAAATCAGGATTACCGCTTCCTTCCCAATACAGATCATTATAAGTCGGCATTCTAAAATTCTTGGAACCATTTACCTTTACCCGGTAAAAATCAGTAAATGTATACCGACTCCCTAAGGAAAAAAGAAAAGGATTTCCATAATTATCTGTTATTTCCTGACGAATACTGGCCGTATAATCCCATTTTTCCGTTAGCAAATGACGTAACAGAACACTCGCCGAACCTATTTTCCGCTTTACTTTATCTATACTCGATCCAAATCCTTTATTTTGGGTAAAATCAAATATTGAATTGATTTTAATCTGACTGTTCACATCAAATGTTAAATCATACTTCGCTATGAACGTCTCGACATTACCATACGTAAACAATTCCGAATTGATATTTGGAAAATATTTGTACGATTCCCCCAGATGAGCCACTTTCAATCTAGAAACGAAACGATCGAACAAGACTTCCCATTCAAGCAAGTTTCTTGTGTTATAATCCTGGTATTTTGTTCGTGTTGCCGTGGGCGATGTCAGTGAGAAATGGCGTTCCCCATCAAAAAACTGGCTATAGAATTTCAGTGTATTCTTCGAATTGATCCTATACCCTAAGGAGGTATTCATACTAGTGTTATAATAAGCCCCATTAAGGTTTTTCTGATTTGTATCCGGATATTCATAATCATTGTCCGAACTGTTCCTTGAAATACTTACCTGCGCACTGTACTTTTTTGATGAAATCATGGCACGGTAATTACCACTGTAGGTGTCAAAACTACCGTAACTGAAATACACATCATTGGAAAATTTATCGTTAAAGCGCAAATCATTATTCAGGTGAATACTCCCCCCTATCGCACTGCTTCCGTACAATACGCTTCCACCACCGGCTTTAACGGAAATCGAATTAAAATCCCTGATCCCTACAGTATTAAAATCGGTTTGACCTAAAAACTGCGAATTGATATTGATCCCATTCCAAATAACTGCAGTCTGGGCACCGGTTGTCCCTCGAAAAGAAGGTGAAGAGGTCATTCCCAAGCCGTATTCCTTAAAATAAATTACCGTATTATAATTTAACAATTGGGTTAATGATGGCTGGCTTTTCTTTAAAATGGAATCATTCAGATTCTGAACAGATTGGGAACTTGTAAAGTTTTTTAGTTGCGTATCGGAAATAACAACTTCCTTAAGCTGATATATAGTGTCCTTTTGCGCCAAAACAAATTGGCTCAACAACAGTAAAATAAATAAAAGTAGTTTTTTCGCAGTCATAATTTCTGAACCTTTTTTCCCGAAAGTCCGATATTTGTTACGAAAAAGGCAGGTCTCCTGGCTTGCGTCCTGTTGTTTACCTTCCCATTTTGAATTTAGAATTTAGAATTCAGAATTTAGAGTTTCTTCTAATTTCCGACTTCTACTTCCACATTTCTCAACAGTGGTTTGTAGATAACAACAGGCTTTACAGCTTACAGTTGCGGGAACAGCTTAGGATTTAAAACCTAATTCCCTTTTAATGCAGTTTGAAATAATCAAATCGCAACCTTAATCGGGCGCAAATATAAAGTTATAATTATCAAAAATGCAAGTGAATCTGTGATTTTAAATGATTTTTTAAACAATAAGCAAAAAACCACTAGTCTCTCATCTTATTTTACAAACAATTCCTACCACTGAATTTTGACTACAGAACCAAATTCAACTTTATTCTGAAAAGCATCTTTTAAAGGCAGATTATTGATTTTACATAAAAGGCTTCGGATTACTCCGGCATGGGTTACGAGAACAATAGGTTTTGCTGCGTCCGACGAAAAAGTAGTTTCCGCAAAATCAATGACTCTATTGTATAATTCGGTGAACGATTCTCCGTTTGGGACTTTTATATGCACATAATCTTTCATCCACGGATTGAGTTCCTCCGGATTTATGTCATCCCACTTTTTCATTTCCCAATCGCCAAAACTCATTTCCATGAGTCTTACATCGGTTTCATAATTACCATCCGTTAAATAGTCTGCCAAAACTGTACATCGCTGCAACGGACTCGAAAAAAAAACTGCATTTGAAGGAATCTGCTCTTTAATGCTTTCAAAATGATTTATAAAAGGTTCAAGCAGGCCAACATCAGATTGGCCATAACAAATCCCCTTTCTGCAGACGGTTTCTGTATGTCGGACTAAATAAATTTCCATATAGCAATAGCTGAAAGATAAAAAACAACTTCACAAACCTGCTGAGTTGCCCCCAAACAGTCTCCGGTATAACCGTCAATCCACTTCTGAAAATAACGCACCAAAAAAAATCGGGTTAAAAAAACAGGAATCAATACAAAAAGGAATTGCCACTTAAAATAAGACAAAACAAGAAGCGGCAACAACCCGAAAAAGAAAGCACCCATCACTTCCCTCCAGGTGAATTTCTGGGCGATCGGCTTGCTTTTACTTGAAGCATCCTCACGCGAATACTGATGTGTAAAAACTATCGAAACTGCCGCCAATCTGCTTATAGAGTGTGCTGTGATAAATAGTAATAAAAAAACAAGATAAGGATTCAGGCTAATCATTTCAGCATTTTTTAAGAGTAAATCTGTTGACATGAATTTTGTCAGCAAGAGCAACACGATGCCGATGGCACCATACACACCAATGGCACTGTCTTTCATAATCATCAGGATTTTTTCCTTGGTCCAGCCTCCTCCAAAACCATCGCAAACATCGGCAAAACCGTCTTCATGAAAAGCACCGGTAACCAAAATGGAAGCTATCATCGAAAACAGCACGGCAATTTCAGGAGCAATCAGATAATCAAAAACGGAATAGGCACAAAATGCGACGCTTCCAACAATCCAACCAATCAAAGGAAAATAACGTGATGCTTTGTTGAGATAATCTGGATCATGATTGATGTTCTTCGGACAAGGAATCCGGGTATAAAACATCAAAGCCGTAAAAAATATATGTAACTCTTTTTTCATTTGAATTGGAACGCGGATAAAACGGATGCATGCAACGCGGATTAGCACCTATTTTTTTATTTATAATTTAGATTATTCTGGATAATACAACTGAATCTTGTAACTCCAACTGCTCACTGAGACTGGCCAATCACTTATTACTCACCCCAGCACTTTCGAAACTCGCCATTTCATTCAAAAAAGCTACTGCTGACTGTACAATAGGAAACGCAACGGCACAACCTGTTCCTTCACCTAACCTCAGATCGAGCTGTAAAATTGCTTTTACTTCTAAATAATTCAACAGTTTTATATGGGCTTGTTCGGCCGATTGATGGCTGAAAACAGCGTTTTTGATAATCGACGGATTCTTTTTGAAGGCAATCAAAAAAGCCACGCTACAAATGAATCCGTCTACCAGAATAAGCATGTTATTTTTATACGCTTCAAGCATTCCTCCTGCCATTTGAAGAATTTCAAATCCGCCAAAATAAGCGAGTTTTTCATCTAGAGAGTCATTCCCTTCATAGCTGACAATCGCTTTTCTCAAAATTTCATTTTTGAATCGGAGCTTTTCATCATTTACACCCGTACCTTTTCCAACGCAGTCTTCAATTGGAATTCCGGTGATGACACTCATCAATACCGAAGCCGTAGAAGTATTCCCGATACCCATTTCCCCAAAACCGATGCAATTGCTACCTTTTTGTGCAATGGCCGAAACAATTTCGCC encodes the following:
- a CDS encoding TonB-dependent receptor plug domain-containing protein; translation: MTAKKLLLFILLLLSQFVLAQKDTIYQLKEVVISDTQLKNFTSSQSVQNLNDSILKKSQPSLTQLLNYNTVIYFKEYGLGMTSSPSFRGTTGAQTAVIWNGININSQFLGQTDFNTVGIRDFNSISVKAGGGSVLYGSSAIGGSIHLNNDLRFNDKFSNDVYFSYGSFDTYSGNYRAMISSKKYSAQVSISRNSSDNDYEYPDTNQKNLNGAYYNTSMNTSLGYRINSKNTLKFYSQFFDGERHFSLTSPTATRTKYQDYNTRNLLEWEVLFDRFVSRLKVAHLGESYKYFPNINSELFTYGNVETFIAKYDLTFDVNSQIKINSIFDFTQNKGFGSSIDKVKRKIGSASVLLRHLLTEKWDYTASIRQEITDNYGNPFLFSLGSRYTFTDFYRVKVNGSKNFRMPTYNDLYWEGSGNPDLKPETSYQIEVGNEFFANNSLLSVTTYYNSIKNLLRWVPSSSGSDSWSPENTKEVRAYGAEVLLEWKKKVQNHHFSINGTYAYTISESKQPEQGELVYKQLIFVPFHKMTASVSYNWKKVSSYFQYLYNGEVFTTPLNNPVLVVKDYAVGNVGVDYDFGNKNTYKLGFQVLNVWGEKYESMPGRTMPGRNYTAYLTLNF
- a CDS encoding DUF4252 domain-containing protein; translated protein: MNKLFLTLVIALFSTTIFAQTAFDKFDGQENVTSVIVNKKMFELMSKVKVDASDKEAQTYMSLLKKLDNLRVFTTTSAKPASEMKATMNSYLKSNPLDELMRINDGGKAVKIYVKSGANSNQVKELLMFVEGSGSKNETVLLSLTGNFDLDEISSLTEKMKLPGGDSLKKASK
- a CDS encoding SLC13 family permease, translated to MEEKGADGNKHKSLYHFLLSFAVALGLTLLLKEPNFTDSQVYVIFLLFFAIGLWITEAIPAFAVSLLIISYLVFALGNKHFNSAPENIEPYVQTFSDSIIWLLLGGFFIAKAMAKTKLDEALFRFTLKLAGTNPRNLLIGIMTTTMLASMLLSNTATTTMVLAAIMPLLKTLDKNSGVAKALLLGIPVAATTGGMATIVGTPANAIATGALHNAGITIEFIDWMIYGVPLAIVVNAVCCFALIKAHIKDSTPISIAFLDNTTTDSSKEAVLQRNIVIGVIFVTISLWVTSSLHGIKASSVCAIPLVVLTLTGVLNGKDVQNLGWDTLLLVAGGLSLGLALDHTGILKHYAEILITLQLDNILLLCIFGILAMVLANVMTNSTATTLMVPICMAILPDQKLEVALIIALSSSSGLRLLASSPSNAIVFNTGYLEQKDFRLTGLIYGLLGPLLAILWVLLMS
- a CDS encoding RNA polymerase sigma factor; this translates as MNQQEFVNLITPFKDKLFRMAKRLLVSTEEAEDATQEVLVKLWKNNNVLSNYSSVEAFAMTMTKNYCLDQLKSKRASNLQIVHNNYSDRAASVQKQVEDKDSWSLVEKIIESLPEQQRLIVQMRDIEEYEFAEIAKIMEMNETAVRVALSRARKEIREQVVKKHNYGIA
- a CDS encoding YncE family protein, with product MRKFTKLFFALVSSSIFLISCNNDDAPANEAPRGDYQGGLFVVNEGNFGNSNGMVSYLSDENTIENNVFSLVNPGMTLGDTPQSVNFNGDLAYIVVNASNKIEIVNRYTFKSIATISSGLSNPRYIAFANGKAYVTNWGDGSSATDDYVAVVNLTTNTVTSSIQVLEGPEKMIENNGKVYVAHKGGWGQGNSISVINSDTNTVETNFEVGDVPSSLVKHNGTLYVLCNGRPDYAAPETAGKLVKVNLSNNTIASSIDFPGLTHPSNMDIDNDKIYYNVGAGVYTTTLNATTLPTNVAFSTSAQGVASAYGFAVKNNTVYVADAGNYADPGKVYVYSATGTVLHQYTVGTSPNGFYFNN
- a CDS encoding adenosylcobinamide-GDP ribazoletransferase; the encoded protein is MKKELHIFFTALMFYTRIPCPKNINHDPDYLNKASRYFPLIGWIVGSVAFCAYSVFDYLIAPEIAVLFSMIASILVTGAFHEDGFADVCDGFGGGWTKEKILMIMKDSAIGVYGAIGIVLLLLTKFMSTDLLLKNAEMISLNPYLVFLLLFITAHSISRLAAVSIVFTHQYSREDASSKSKPIAQKFTWREVMGAFFFGLLPLLVLSYFKWQFLFVLIPVFLTRFFLVRYFQKWIDGYTGDCLGATQQVCEVVFYLSAIAIWKFI
- the cobC gene encoding alpha-ribazole phosphatase, which codes for MEIYLVRHTETVCRKGICYGQSDVGLLEPFINHFESIKEQIPSNAVFFSSPLQRCTVLADYLTDGNYETDVRLMEMSFGDWEMKKWDDINPEELNPWMKDYVHIKVPNGESFTELYNRVIDFAETTFSSDAAKPIVLVTHAGVIRSLLCKINNLPLKDAFQNKVEFGSVVKIQW
- a CDS encoding DUF4252 domain-containing protein is translated as MKQYLYIGLFISLLFAGCEQKPTLQKYFVANSDNKDFISLDLAPTFINVDKVSLSTEEKEALESFKKINVLAFKSDSVNVKKFDEEREKVNTILKDKSYQQLMRVGSGKEGGAIYFVGQDEHIDEFVLYANKKENGFAVVRVIGDDMNPTDVLNLMRLMQKANIDMEQLKPLQAMIQP